From a single Pseudomonas cremoricolorata genomic region:
- a CDS encoding cold-shock protein: protein MAERQNGTVKWFNDEKGYGFITPESGADLFVHFRAIEGNGFKSLKEGQKVSFEAVQGQKGLQADKVQVTD, encoded by the coding sequence ATGGCAGAGCGTCAGAATGGTACCGTCAAGTGGTTCAATGACGAAAAAGGCTACGGCTTCATCACCCCGGAAAGCGGTGCCGACCTCTTCGTTCACTTCCGTGCAATCGAAGGCAACGGTTTCAAGAGCCTGAAAGAAGGCCAGAAAGTGTCCTTCGAAGCTGTGCAAGGCCAGAAAGGCCTGCAAGCCGATAAAGTCCAGGTTACCGACTAA
- a CDS encoding lipopolysaccharide kinase InaA family protein yields MATAQEQAAQFDFYWQQQGEWVEAPNQRRGGESGVQRLDDGNGHLLYAKRQVGHIYRSFLHPFGRPTVLRELDALHSFEQLGVRVPRIVFAGAERDADHQWRALLVSEALEGFVDLETWYAEGALQRYPEPVHQLMLKDLAENLARMHLGHWQHGCLYGKHVFVKVSGHDDAARVEVALLDLEKCRRRIRCQRAAYNDLRQLQRHSSISQAHFQTLLYFYQTAFGSAVKGLG; encoded by the coding sequence ATGGCAACCGCCCAGGAGCAAGCTGCGCAGTTCGACTTCTACTGGCAGCAGCAGGGGGAGTGGGTCGAGGCCCCCAATCAACGGCGTGGCGGTGAAAGCGGCGTGCAACGGCTCGATGACGGCAATGGCCATTTGCTCTACGCCAAACGCCAGGTCGGCCATATTTACCGCAGCTTCCTTCACCCGTTCGGTCGTCCGACGGTCCTGCGTGAGCTGGATGCCTTGCACAGCTTCGAGCAACTGGGTGTGCGAGTGCCACGCATCGTCTTCGCCGGTGCCGAGCGCGATGCCGACCATCAGTGGCGGGCGCTGCTGGTGAGCGAAGCGCTCGAAGGCTTCGTCGATCTAGAAACCTGGTATGCCGAAGGCGCCCTGCAGCGCTACCCGGAGCCAGTGCACCAACTGATGCTCAAGGACCTGGCCGAAAACCTGGCACGCATGCACCTGGGCCACTGGCAGCACGGTTGCCTGTATGGCAAACACGTATTTGTCAAAGTCAGCGGGCATGATGACGCCGCTCGTGTAGAGGTAGCGCTGCTGGATCTGGAAAAATGCCGGCGCCGTATCCGTTGCCAACGGGCGGCGTACAACGACTTGCGCCAATTGCAGCGCCATTCGTCAATCAGCCAGGCGCATTTCCAGACATTGCTCTACTTTTACCAAACAGCGTTTGGCAGCGCAGTCAAAGGGTTAGGGTAA
- the groL gene encoding chaperonin GroEL (60 kDa chaperone family; promotes refolding of misfolded polypeptides especially under stressful conditions; forms two stacked rings of heptamers to form a barrel-shaped 14mer; ends can be capped by GroES; misfolded proteins enter the barrel where they are refolded when GroES binds) yields MAAKDVKFGDSARKKMLVGVNVLADAVKATLGPKGRNVVLAKSFGAPTITKDGVSVAKEIELKDAFENMGAQLVKEVASKANDAAGDGTTTATVLAQAIVNEGLKAVAAGMNPMDLKRGIDKATAAVVAELKNLSKPCADSRNIAQVGTISANSDESIGKIIAEAMEKVGKEGVITVEEGSGLDNELSVVEGMQFDRGYLSPYFVNKPDTMVAELESPMLLLVDKKISNIRELLPVLEAVAKAGRPLLIVAEDVEGEALATLVVNNMRGIVKVAAVKAPGFGDRRKAMLQDIAVLTGGTVISEEIGLSLETTTLEHLGNAKRVVLSKENTTIIDGAGVEGEIQGRVTQIRAQIAETSSDYDREKLQERLAKLAGGVALIKVGAGTEVEMKEKKARVEDALHATRAAVEEGVVPGGGVALVRALSAIIDLKGDNEDQNVGIALLRRAVEAPLRQITANAGDEPSVVADKVKQGSGNYGYNAATGEYGDMIEMGILDPAKVTRSALQAAASIGGLMITTEAMVADLPEEKPAGGMPDMGGMGGMGGMM; encoded by the coding sequence ATGGCTGCTAAAGACGTAAAATTCGGCGACTCCGCCCGTAAGAAAATGCTCGTTGGTGTCAACGTTCTGGCTGACGCAGTAAAAGCGACCCTTGGCCCGAAAGGCCGTAATGTGGTCCTGGCCAAGAGCTTCGGCGCTCCGACCATTACCAAGGACGGCGTTTCCGTAGCCAAAGAGATCGAGCTCAAAGACGCGTTCGAGAACATGGGTGCGCAACTGGTTAAGGAAGTTGCTTCCAAGGCCAACGATGCTGCCGGTGACGGCACCACCACCGCGACCGTCCTGGCTCAGGCCATCGTCAACGAAGGCCTCAAAGCCGTCGCTGCCGGCATGAACCCGATGGACCTCAAGCGCGGTATCGACAAGGCCACTGCCGCTGTCGTCGCCGAGCTGAAGAACCTGTCCAAGCCGTGCGCCGACTCGCGCAACATCGCCCAGGTCGGCACCATCTCCGCCAACTCCGACGAGTCCATCGGCAAGATCATTGCCGAAGCCATGGAAAAAGTCGGTAAAGAAGGCGTGATCACCGTTGAAGAAGGTTCGGGCCTGGACAACGAACTGTCCGTCGTCGAAGGCATGCAGTTCGACCGCGGCTATCTGTCCCCGTACTTCGTCAACAAGCCAGACACCATGGTCGCCGAGCTGGAAAGCCCGATGCTGCTGCTGGTCGACAAGAAAATCTCCAACATCCGCGAACTGCTGCCGGTTCTGGAAGCCGTTGCCAAGGCTGGCCGTCCGCTGCTGATCGTTGCCGAAGACGTCGAAGGCGAAGCGCTGGCTACCCTGGTGGTCAACAACATGCGCGGCATCGTCAAGGTCGCTGCGGTCAAGGCGCCAGGCTTCGGTGATCGTCGCAAGGCCATGCTGCAGGACATCGCCGTCCTGACCGGCGGTACCGTGATCTCCGAAGAGATCGGCCTGTCCCTGGAAACCACTACCCTGGAGCACCTGGGCAACGCCAAGCGCGTCGTTCTGTCCAAGGAAAACACCACCATCATCGACGGTGCTGGCGTTGAAGGCGAAATTCAAGGCCGTGTCACCCAGATCCGTGCACAAATCGCCGAAACCTCTTCCGACTACGACCGTGAGAAGCTGCAAGAGCGTCTGGCCAAGCTGGCCGGCGGCGTTGCCCTGATCAAAGTTGGTGCTGGTACCGAAGTCGAAATGAAAGAGAAGAAAGCCCGCGTCGAAGACGCCCTGCACGCCACCCGTGCAGCCGTCGAAGAAGGCGTGGTGCCTGGCGGTGGTGTTGCTCTGGTACGTGCCCTGTCTGCCATCATTGACCTCAAAGGCGACAACGAAGACCAGAACGTCGGTATCGCTCTGCTGCGCCGTGCTGTCGAAGCGCCGCTGCGTCAGATCACCGCCAACGCCGGCGACGAGCCAAGCGTTGTCGCTGACAAGGTCAAGCAAGGTTCGGGCAACTACGGCTACAACGCCGCTACCGGCGAGTACGGCGACATGATCGAGATGGGTATTCTCGACCCAGCCAAAGTCACCCGCTCGGCACTGCAAGCTGCCGCTTCGATCGGTGGTCTGATGATCACCACCGAAGCCATGGTTGCCGACCTGCCGGAAGAAAAACCAGCTGGCGGCATGCCAGACATGGGCGGCATGGGTGGCATGGGCGGCATGATGTAA
- a CDS encoding leucyl aminopeptidase — translation MELVVKSLNAASVKTATLVLAVGEGRILGDTAQAIDLASSGAISAVLKRGDLSGKPGQTLLLHSLPGLKAERVLLVGTGNGEALNDRTWRKVINSVAAVLKTLGGGDALLALDEVIVQGRDGHYGKYRLLAETLLAGAYVFDRFKSQKADPRALKKITLITSKAAQAEVERGVKHASAISAGMALTRDLGNLPPNLCHPSFLAEQAKDMGKAHKNLKVEVLDEKKIKDLGMGAFYAVGQGSDQPPRLIVLNYQGAKKSEQPYVLVGKGITFDTGGISLKPGAGMDEMKYDMCGAASVFGTLHAVLTLQLPINLVCLLACAENMPSGGATRPGDIVTTMSGQTVEILNTDAEGRLVLCDTLTYAERFKPRAVIDIATLTGACIVALGSHTTGLMGNNDELVEQLLDAGKRADDRAWPLPLFEEYQEQLDSPFADIANIGGPKAGTITAGCFLSRFARQYSWAHMDIAGTAWISGGKEKGATGRPVPLLTQYLLDRIDA, via the coding sequence ATGGAACTGGTTGTAAAGAGCCTCAACGCTGCATCCGTGAAAACTGCAACGCTGGTGCTCGCCGTGGGCGAAGGCCGGATCCTCGGCGATACCGCCCAGGCCATCGATCTGGCCAGCAGCGGCGCCATCAGCGCCGTGCTCAAGCGTGGCGACCTCAGCGGCAAGCCAGGCCAGACCCTGCTGCTGCACAGTCTGCCGGGGCTCAAGGCCGAACGCGTCCTGCTGGTCGGTACCGGTAATGGCGAAGCGCTCAACGACCGCACCTGGCGCAAGGTCATCAACAGCGTGGCCGCAGTACTCAAGACCCTAGGAGGCGGTGACGCCCTGCTGGCACTGGACGAAGTTATCGTGCAAGGCCGTGACGGCCATTACGGCAAGTACCGCCTGCTCGCCGAAACCCTGCTCGCCGGCGCCTACGTGTTCGACCGTTTCAAGAGCCAGAAGGCCGATCCTCGGGCCCTGAAGAAAATCACCCTGATCACCAGCAAGGCCGCCCAGGCCGAAGTCGAGCGCGGGGTAAAACACGCCAGCGCCATCAGCGCCGGTATGGCGCTGACGCGTGACCTTGGCAACCTGCCGCCCAACCTCTGCCACCCAAGCTTCCTGGCCGAACAGGCCAAGGACATGGGCAAGGCGCACAAGAACCTCAAGGTCGAGGTGCTGGACGAGAAAAAGATCAAAGACCTGGGCATGGGCGCGTTCTATGCCGTCGGCCAGGGCAGCGACCAGCCACCACGCCTGATCGTGCTCAACTACCAGGGCGCGAAGAAGAGCGAGCAGCCGTACGTGCTGGTCGGCAAAGGCATCACCTTCGACACCGGTGGCATCAGCCTCAAGCCGGGCGCCGGCATGGATGAAATGAAGTACGACATGTGCGGCGCTGCCAGTGTGTTCGGTACGCTGCACGCGGTCCTGACCCTGCAACTGCCGATCAACCTGGTGTGCCTGCTGGCCTGCGCCGAGAACATGCCGAGCGGCGGCGCGACCCGTCCTGGCGATATCGTCACTACCATGAGCGGGCAGACTGTGGAAATCCTCAACACCGACGCCGAAGGCCGTCTGGTGCTGTGCGACACCCTCACCTACGCCGAGCGCTTCAAGCCCCGTGCGGTGATCGACATCGCCACCCTCACCGGCGCCTGCATCGTCGCCCTGGGCAGCCACACCACAGGCCTGATGGGCAACAACGACGAACTGGTCGAGCAACTGCTCGACGCCGGCAAGCGCGCCGATGACCGCGCCTGGCCGCTGCCGCTGTTCGAGGAGTACCAGGAGCAACTGGACAGCCCCTTCGCCGACATCGCCAACATCGGCGGGCCAAAGGCCGGCACCATCACCGCAGGCTGCTTCCTGTCACGCTTCGCCCGTCAGTACAGCTGGGCGCACATGGACATCGCCGGCACTGCCTGGATCAGCGGTGGCAAGGAAAAAGGCGCCACCGGACGCCCGGTACCGCTGCTGACCCAATACTTGCTCGACCGTATCGATGCCTGA
- a CDS encoding DNA polymerase III subunit chi: MSQVDFYILPSDSLAARLEFACKLCEKAWRLGHGVYVHCQDQAQRDELDALLWRFKGEAFVPHDPAERADAGRVVLGLSAEAGEHKDLLINLGGEVPGFVGQFARVAEIVVEAPDIRQAARERFRFYRERGYALHDHRLQRL, from the coding sequence ATGAGCCAGGTCGACTTCTACATCCTGCCGAGCGACTCCCTGGCCGCGCGCCTGGAGTTCGCCTGCAAGCTGTGTGAAAAAGCCTGGCGCCTTGGCCACGGCGTCTACGTGCACTGCCAGGATCAGGCCCAGCGTGATGAGCTGGACGCACTGCTATGGCGTTTCAAGGGCGAAGCATTCGTACCCCATGACCCCGCCGAGCGAGCCGATGCCGGTCGGGTGGTTCTGGGCCTGAGTGCCGAGGCAGGCGAGCATAAAGACTTGTTGATCAATCTCGGTGGCGAGGTGCCCGGCTTTGTCGGGCAGTTCGCGCGGGTGGCCGAGATCGTGGTGGAAGCGCCTGATATCCGCCAGGCCGCGCGCGAGCGGTTCCGTTTCTACAGGGAACGGGGCTATGCTCTACACGATCACCGCTTACAGCGACTTTGA
- a CDS encoding RDD family protein, translating to MPQPLLHPQGDFPSVGFPRRLAAMFYDFLLCTALLIVTAGLYKMIQLAIIGETRMRALTDAGALDGDPLLSTILLFAVFGFFAKFWTHGGQTLGMQVWGVRVQNADGSAISLWQALLRFLVAIASWLCLGLGFFWALIDKRQRTWHDLYSDTQLVRVPKVKG from the coding sequence ATGCCTCAGCCCTTACTGCACCCCCAGGGTGACTTCCCTTCGGTTGGCTTCCCCCGCCGACTGGCCGCGATGTTCTACGACTTTCTGCTGTGTACCGCGCTGTTGATCGTCACCGCGGGCCTGTACAAGATGATCCAGCTGGCGATCATCGGTGAAACCCGCATGCGTGCCTTGACCGATGCCGGGGCACTGGACGGTGATCCGCTGCTGTCGACGATCCTGTTGTTCGCGGTGTTCGGTTTCTTCGCCAAGTTCTGGACCCATGGCGGGCAGACACTGGGCATGCAGGTGTGGGGAGTGCGGGTGCAGAACGCCGATGGCAGTGCCATCAGCCTGTGGCAGGCACTGCTGCGTTTCCTGGTGGCGATTGCCTCATGGCTGTGCCTGGGGCTGGGCTTCTTCTGGGCGCTGATCGACAAACGCCAGCGCACTTGGCACGACCTTTACTCCGACACCCAGTTGGTCAGGGTGCCCAAGGTCAAGGGTTGA
- the lptF gene encoding LPS export ABC transporter permease LptF, protein MIVFRYLSREVLVTLSAVSAVLLVIIMSGRFIKYLAQAAQGVLDPGVLFLIMGFRLPGFLQLILPLGLFLGILLAYGRLYLESEMTVLAATGMSQQRLLAMTMAPAGLVALLVAWLSLSLAPQGVTQVQQIINQQDALTEFDTLVPGRFQTLRDGTRVTYTEQLSDDRVKLDGVFISEKRFNQDKSKDRPPTVLVAERGHQEVQADGNRYLVLENGYRYDGNPGEAGYRAIKYDTYGVLLPKPEVNEEVTEREAIPTLQLFGEDGLRERAELQWRLSLPILVFIVTLMAVPLARVNPRQGRFLKLLPAILLYMAYLTMLISVRGALEKGKLPIALGMWWVHGLFLMIGLALMYWEPLRLMRAARRAEVARG, encoded by the coding sequence TTGATCGTCTTCCGTTATCTGTCTCGCGAGGTCCTGGTGACCTTGAGCGCCGTCAGCGCCGTGCTGCTGGTGATCATCATGAGTGGGCGCTTCATCAAGTACCTGGCCCAGGCGGCCCAGGGCGTACTCGATCCCGGCGTGCTGTTCCTGATCATGGGCTTCCGTCTGCCCGGGTTCCTCCAGCTGATTCTGCCGCTGGGTCTGTTCCTCGGCATCCTGCTGGCCTATGGCCGGTTGTACCTGGAAAGCGAAATGACCGTGCTGGCGGCCACCGGGATGAGCCAGCAGCGCCTGCTGGCCATGACCATGGCGCCGGCCGGTCTGGTCGCGCTGCTGGTGGCCTGGCTGAGCCTGAGCCTGGCGCCCCAGGGCGTTACGCAGGTGCAGCAAATCATCAATCAGCAGGATGCCCTGACCGAGTTCGACACCCTGGTGCCCGGACGCTTCCAGACCCTGCGCGATGGCACCCGGGTGACCTACACCGAGCAGCTGTCCGATGACCGCGTCAAGCTCGATGGTGTATTCATCTCCGAGAAGCGCTTCAACCAGGACAAGAGCAAGGACCGTCCGCCGACCGTACTGGTCGCCGAGCGGGGCCACCAGGAAGTGCAGGCCGACGGTAACCGTTACCTGGTGCTGGAAAATGGCTATCGCTACGACGGCAATCCCGGCGAAGCCGGTTACCGTGCGATCAAGTACGACACCTACGGCGTGTTGCTGCCCAAGCCTGAAGTCAACGAAGAAGTCACCGAGCGCGAGGCCATTCCGACCCTGCAACTGTTCGGTGAGGACGGTTTGCGCGAGCGGGCCGAGCTGCAGTGGCGCCTGTCGCTGCCGATTCTGGTGTTCATCGTGACCCTGATGGCCGTACCGCTGGCACGGGTCAATCCGCGTCAGGGTCGCTTCCTCAAGCTGCTGCCGGCGATTCTTCTGTACATGGCCTACCTGACGATGCTGATTTCCGTACGCGGCGCCCTGGAGAAAGGCAAGTTGCCGATCGCTCTGGGCATGTGGTGGGTGCATGGCCTGTTCCTGATGATCGGCCTGGCCCTGATGTACTGGGAACCGCTGCGCCTCATGCGTGCTGCCCGTCGTGCGGAGGTGGCCCGTGGTTAA
- the colR gene encoding two-component system response regulator ColR has translation MRILLVEDNRDILANLADYLGMKGYTVDCAQDGLSGLHLAATEHYDLIVLDIMLPGIDGYTLCKRLREDARRDTPVIMLTARDQLDDRLQGFRSGADDYLLKPFALSELAARIEAVLRRAQGGGRRALQVADLSYDLDTLEVSRQGRALKLNPVGLKLLAVLMQKSPHVLRREVLEEALWGDDCPDSDSLRSHVHQLRQVIDKPFDKPLLHTVHGVGYRLAEGRDGV, from the coding sequence ATGCGCATTCTTTTGGTGGAAGACAACCGCGACATCCTCGCCAACCTGGCCGATTACCTGGGCATGAAAGGCTATACCGTCGATTGCGCGCAGGATGGCCTGTCGGGCCTGCACCTGGCCGCGACCGAACATTACGACCTGATCGTGCTCGACATCATGCTGCCCGGTATCGACGGCTACACGCTGTGCAAACGCCTGCGTGAAGACGCCCGCCGCGATACCCCGGTGATCATGCTCACCGCGCGCGATCAATTGGACGACCGCCTGCAAGGTTTCCGCTCGGGGGCCGATGACTACCTGCTCAAGCCGTTCGCGTTATCGGAGCTGGCCGCACGCATCGAGGCCGTGCTGCGCCGTGCCCAGGGCGGCGGACGCCGGGCCCTGCAAGTGGCCGACCTGAGCTACGATCTCGATACCCTTGAAGTCAGTCGCCAGGGACGGGCGCTCAAACTCAACCCGGTGGGCCTGAAACTGCTTGCCGTACTGATGCAGAAGAGTCCCCACGTGCTGCGCCGCGAGGTGCTGGAAGAGGCGCTGTGGGGCGATGACTGCCCGGACAGCGACAGCCTGCGCAGCCATGTGCATCAGTTGCGCCAGGTGATCGACAAGCCTTTCGACAAACCGCTGCTGCATACCGTCCATGGCGTCGGCTATCGCCTCGCCGAGGGCCGTGATGGAGTTTAA
- the gcvT gene encoding glycine cleavage system aminomethyltransferase GcvT, with amino-acid sequence MSDPLRCTPLHTLHLELGASMVPFAGYDMPVHYPLGVLKEHLHTRAEAGLFDVSHMGQILLRGEQAAQALERLVPMDIVDLPQGLQRYALFTNDHGGILDDLMVARLAKDELLLVVNAACKQQDLDYLRQHLQAHCEVLPQFEERALLALQGPAAAQVLAQLAPEVAQMTFMQVRPVALLDAQCFVSRSGYTGEDGFEISVPATAAKALARHLLSQPKVQPIGLGARDSLRLEAGLCLYGHDMDSDTTPVQANLSWAISKARRNDGVRAGGFPGAETVFAQQRDGVARKRVGLLVQARSPVREGAEIVNAAGQAVGQVTSGSFGPTLKAPMAMAYIDNEHTAPDTQLWAVVRGKLVPVRVSKMPFVASRYQRN; translated from the coding sequence ATGTCCGATCCATTGCGCTGTACCCCGCTGCATACCTTGCACCTTGAACTGGGCGCCAGCATGGTGCCGTTCGCCGGCTATGACATGCCGGTGCACTATCCCCTCGGCGTGCTCAAAGAGCACCTGCACACCCGCGCAGAGGCCGGCTTGTTCGATGTGTCGCACATGGGCCAGATCCTGCTGCGCGGCGAACAGGCGGCGCAGGCGCTGGAGCGCCTGGTGCCGATGGACATCGTTGACCTGCCGCAAGGCTTGCAGCGCTATGCGCTGTTCACCAACGACCACGGCGGCATCCTCGACGACCTGATGGTGGCGCGCCTGGCCAAGGACGAACTGCTGCTGGTGGTCAATGCTGCCTGCAAGCAGCAGGACCTCGACTATCTTCGTCAGCACCTGCAGGCGCACTGCGAAGTGCTGCCGCAGTTCGAGGAACGAGCGTTGCTGGCCTTGCAAGGCCCTGCGGCTGCTCAGGTACTCGCTCAGTTGGCCCCGGAAGTGGCGCAGATGACCTTCATGCAGGTCCGTCCTGTGGCACTGCTGGATGCCCAATGCTTCGTCAGCCGCTCGGGCTACACCGGCGAAGACGGTTTCGAGATCTCTGTACCGGCCACTGCCGCCAAGGCACTGGCCCGGCATCTGCTGAGTCAGCCCAAGGTCCAGCCCATCGGTCTCGGTGCACGTGACTCGCTGCGTCTGGAGGCGGGACTGTGTCTGTATGGGCACGACATGGACAGCGATACCACGCCCGTGCAGGCCAACCTGTCATGGGCCATTTCCAAAGCCCGCCGCAACGATGGCGTCCGAGCCGGTGGTTTCCCTGGCGCCGAGACCGTATTCGCGCAGCAGCGCGACGGCGTGGCCCGTAAACGGGTGGGGTTGCTGGTCCAGGCACGCTCGCCAGTGCGTGAAGGTGCCGAGATCGTCAACGCCGCTGGTCAGGCAGTTGGCCAGGTCACCAGTGGTAGCTTCGGGCCTACGCTCAAAGCCCCCATGGCCATGGCCTATATCGATAACGAACATACTGCACCGGATACGCAACTGTGGGCTGTCGTACGGGGTAAACTGGTGCCTGTGCGTGTCAGTAAAATGCCTTTCGTTGCATCGCGTTATCAGCGCAACTGA
- the lptG gene encoding LPS export ABC transporter permease LptG, whose product MVKLDRYIGQSVLLAILAVLGIILGLASLFAFIDEMGDLSNTYSLGDALMYVLLTAPRRVYDMLPMAALIGCLIGLGSLASSSELTIMRAAGVSIGRIVWAVMKPMLVLMLAGVLIGEYVAPATENKAQADRSLAQGGGEALSSKRGMWHRQGEEYVHINSVQPNGLLLGVTRYRFDDNRQIITSSFARRATYNDDHWVLNDVSTTFFRGDHTEVVKAPEERWDVSVSPQLLNTVVLAPESLSITGLWDYIHYLADQGLNNARYWLAFWTKVLQPAVTAALVLMAISFIFGPLRSVTLGQRVFTGVLVGFVFRIAGELLGPSSQVFGFPPLLAVALPAVVCAAAGLWLLRRAG is encoded by the coding sequence GTGGTTAAACTCGATCGCTACATCGGCCAGAGCGTTCTGCTGGCCATTCTGGCGGTACTGGGAATCATCCTTGGCCTGGCCTCGTTGTTCGCCTTCATCGATGAAATGGGTGATCTGAGCAACACCTACAGCCTGGGCGACGCCTTGATGTACGTGCTGCTGACCGCGCCCCGGCGGGTCTACGACATGCTGCCCATGGCCGCGCTCATCGGCTGTCTGATTGGTCTGGGCAGCCTGGCCAGCAGCAGCGAACTGACCATCATGCGGGCGGCCGGGGTGTCCATCGGGCGCATCGTCTGGGCGGTCATGAAGCCCATGCTGGTGCTGATGCTGGCCGGTGTGCTGATCGGTGAGTACGTCGCTCCGGCGACCGAAAACAAGGCCCAGGCTGATCGCTCCCTGGCTCAAGGGGGCGGTGAAGCGCTCAGTTCCAAGCGCGGCATGTGGCATCGCCAGGGCGAGGAGTATGTGCACATCAACTCGGTTCAGCCCAACGGCCTGCTGCTGGGGGTGACCCGGTATCGCTTCGACGACAATCGCCAGATCATCACCTCAAGCTTCGCCCGGCGTGCGACCTACAACGACGATCACTGGGTGCTCAACGATGTCAGCACCACCTTCTTCCGTGGCGATCACACCGAAGTGGTGAAGGCTCCTGAAGAGCGCTGGGATGTCTCGGTGTCGCCGCAATTGCTCAACACCGTGGTGCTGGCCCCTGAGTCGCTGTCGATCACAGGCCTGTGGGACTACATCCACTACCTGGCTGATCAGGGACTGAACAACGCCCGTTACTGGCTGGCGTTCTGGACCAAGGTGCTGCAACCAGCCGTAACCGCTGCGCTGGTGTTGATGGCCATCTCCTTCATCTTTGGTCCACTGCGTTCTGTGACACTGGGGCAGCGGGTCTTCACCGGTGTGCTGGTCGGCTTCGTGTTCCGCATCGCCGGCGAGTTGCTGGGCCCTTCCAGTCAGGTGTTCGGCTTCCCGCCACTGTTGGCGGTCGCGCTACCGGCAGTGGTGTGTGCTGCGGCCGGTCTGTGGCTGCTACGCAGGGCAGGCTGA
- a CDS encoding sensor histidine kinase, with the protein MEFKQSLAQRIIIAFALMSALVAGAFAVGIVSTVHLVEERLISSVLGGDLQRLLRMDSVSDWSHRPRPDQLFYFSDGRDDFELPKDLYHLEPGFHEVFRDQLSYHAMVEVVDGRHYVLLQDQSDFEERERVLFFVVMVGFVLSLALAGVLGWLLARRVMAPVIRLARQVRHRDQLLGLAPPLAPDYAADEVGQLAVAFDDTLGRLRDALTRERLFTSDVSHELRTPLMVLATSCELLMVNPNLDSRSRSQVERIARATEEMRELVKTFLMLARAQRDEGAIASKATLREVADDLIGVWRDTIEQKGLTLYYDGRVSAGPQQYNATFLQSVMGNLLRNAAHYTDSGYIRLSLEADGFSVEDSGVGIPEEQREAMFKPFVRGDERRGEGLGLGLSLVQRICDDQGWRVRLSATSPHGCRFQVDLSLQARGAVAPIPASSQSASSSDDQPNG; encoded by the coding sequence ATGGAGTTTAAACAGAGCCTCGCCCAGCGCATCATCATCGCCTTCGCGTTGATGAGCGCATTGGTCGCGGGGGCGTTCGCCGTCGGTATCGTGTCCACCGTGCATCTAGTCGAGGAACGTCTGATTTCTTCGGTGCTGGGGGGCGATCTGCAGCGCCTGTTGCGCATGGACAGCGTCAGCGACTGGAGCCATCGACCGCGGCCCGACCAACTGTTCTATTTCAGCGACGGTCGCGACGACTTCGAGCTGCCCAAGGACCTGTACCACCTGGAACCCGGTTTCCACGAGGTGTTCCGCGACCAGCTGTCTTATCACGCCATGGTCGAGGTGGTAGACGGCCGTCACTATGTGTTGCTGCAGGACCAGAGTGATTTCGAAGAGCGCGAGCGCGTGCTGTTCTTCGTGGTCATGGTCGGTTTCGTGCTGAGTCTGGCGCTTGCGGGGGTGCTGGGTTGGCTGCTGGCGCGGCGGGTGATGGCGCCGGTGATTCGTCTGGCGCGGCAGGTCAGGCATCGCGATCAGTTGCTCGGCCTGGCGCCGCCACTGGCGCCGGACTATGCCGCCGACGAAGTCGGCCAGCTCGCCGTAGCGTTCGACGACACCTTGGGCCGGCTGCGCGATGCGCTGACCCGCGAGCGACTGTTCACCAGCGATGTCAGCCATGAACTACGCACGCCGCTGATGGTGCTGGCCACCTCGTGCGAGTTGTTGATGGTCAATCCCAATCTCGACAGCCGTTCGCGCAGCCAGGTCGAGCGCATCGCTCGCGCCACCGAAGAGATGCGCGAGCTGGTCAAGACCTTCCTGATGCTCGCCCGCGCCCAGCGTGACGAAGGCGCCATCGCGTCCAAGGCAACCTTGCGCGAGGTGGCGGACGATCTGATCGGTGTATGGCGCGATACGATCGAACAGAAGGGCCTGACCCTGTATTACGACGGTCGGGTCAGTGCCGGTCCGCAGCAGTACAACGCCACTTTCCTGCAGTCGGTGATGGGCAATTTGCTGCGCAACGCAGCCCATTACACCGATTCAGGCTACATCCGTCTGAGCCTGGAGGCCGATGGCTTCAGCGTCGAGGACAGCGGCGTGGGCATCCCCGAAGAACAGCGGGAGGCGATGTTCAAACCGTTCGTGCGCGGTGACGAACGTCGCGGTGAGGGCCTGGGCCTGGGCCTGTCGCTGGTGCAGCGTATCTGCGATGACCAGGGCTGGCGGGTCAGATTGAGCGCGACCTCGCCACACGGATGTCGCTTCCAGGTCGACCTGAGCCTTCAGGCGCGAGGCGCCGTGGCGCCAATCCCCGCGTCGAGCCAAAGCGCTTCGTCGAGCGACGATCAGCCGAACGGATAA